A genomic stretch from Chitinophaga agri includes:
- a CDS encoding RBBP9/YdeN family alpha/beta hydrolase, which translates to MEVNVLTAPGLHGSGPLHWQSIWEKTSGYKRIQQQNWDAPEMSEWIQTIEAAVAEAGPDVVIAAHSLGCIALAHWAQHTKLSIRAALLVAPADAERPGFPEEAHGFAPIPMATLPFKSIVVSSTNDQYASPERSRSFADAWGSRFVNAGEKGHINADSDLGEWPVGQTLLTELVRNWHTL; encoded by the coding sequence ATGGAAGTTAACGTACTGACTGCACCAGGTCTACATGGTTCTGGTCCGCTTCATTGGCAAAGTATCTGGGAGAAAACATCCGGATACAAACGCATTCAACAGCAAAACTGGGACGCACCCGAAATGAGTGAATGGATACAAACGATCGAGGCAGCCGTTGCCGAAGCAGGGCCGGATGTGGTGATCGCCGCCCACAGCCTGGGATGTATCGCCCTGGCTCACTGGGCCCAACACACGAAGCTAAGTATCAGAGCCGCCCTACTGGTCGCACCGGCAGATGCCGAGAGACCGGGATTTCCTGAAGAAGCCCATGGATTTGCGCCTATTCCGATGGCCACACTGCCTTTTAAAAGTATTGTGGTATCCAGTACCAATGACCAGTATGCCTCGCCGGAAAGGTCGCGGTCCTTTGCTGATGCCTGGGGTAGCCGTTTCGTCAATGCCGGCGAGAAAGGACACATCAATGCGGACTCTGATCTGGGTGAATGGCCGGTAGGTCAGACGCTGCTGACGGAGCTGGTCAGGAACTGGCATACGCTGTAA
- the queG gene encoding tRNA epoxyqueuosine(34) reductase QueG, giving the protein MELRAKYTAFIRQHAADLGFDHCGIAKAVQLDDDARRLEKWLHKGMHGSMHYMENNFDKRIDPRKLVDGAKSVITLLLNYYPHEQQLTDAPKISKYAYGHDYHEVIKAKLNTLLARMQEEFGAVSGRGFVDSAPVLERAWAQRSGLGWLGKNGNLIHKQAGSFFFIATLITDLDLEYDGPVGDYCGSCTRCLDACPTGALVEPGVVDGSRCISYFTIELKDLLIPDNMKGQFDNWMFGCDVCQDVCPWNRFSKPNKTVEFTPIPEILNFSTKDWEELTEEEFKRIFRRSPMKRSKYAGIRRNLRFVNG; this is encoded by the coding sequence ATGGAACTTAGGGCAAAATATACGGCGTTTATCAGGCAGCATGCAGCTGACCTCGGTTTTGACCACTGTGGCATTGCGAAGGCGGTGCAGCTGGACGATGATGCGCGCCGGCTGGAAAAGTGGCTTCATAAGGGGATGCATGGTTCCATGCACTATATGGAGAACAATTTCGATAAGCGGATCGATCCGCGGAAGCTGGTAGACGGTGCGAAATCGGTCATTACCCTCCTGCTGAACTACTACCCGCATGAACAACAGCTGACCGATGCCCCGAAGATCTCCAAATACGCCTACGGACATGATTACCACGAAGTTATCAAAGCTAAGCTCAATACCCTCCTCGCCAGGATGCAGGAGGAGTTTGGCGCTGTAAGCGGCCGTGGATTCGTAGACTCGGCGCCCGTGCTGGAAAGAGCCTGGGCACAACGCAGCGGACTGGGATGGCTGGGCAAGAATGGTAATCTTATCCATAAACAGGCCGGTTCCTTCTTTTTTATTGCCACGCTGATCACTGACCTGGACCTGGAATATGACGGTCCGGTAGGTGACTACTGTGGCTCCTGCACGCGTTGCCTGGATGCGTGCCCTACTGGCGCCCTCGTTGAACCAGGCGTTGTAGACGGCAGCCGTTGCATCTCCTATTTCACGATCGAACTCAAAGACCTGCTGATACCTGATAACATGAAGGGTCAGTTTGATAACTGGATGTTCGGCTGTGACGTATGCCAGGATGTATGTCCGTGGAACCGCTTTTCCAAACCTAATAAGACCGTTGAATTCACCCCCATCCCCGAGATCCTTAATTTTTCCACGAAGGACTGGGAGGAACTGACCGAGGAAGAATTTAAGCGCATCTTCCGCCGTTCTCCTATGAAAAGGTCAAAATACGCCGGTATCCGGCGAAATTTGCGTTTTGTTAACGGTTAG
- a CDS encoding DUF3858 domain-containing protein — translation MRSRSIVFPLHLVVGCLISCAAFSQSKIKFGKITPEDFKATTFEKDTSAHAVIIADIGSSAYEADRDDLHMIFKKYKRIKIIDKNAYDEATVKVGLYHEGATEERLVNVKASAYNLVNGQVVETKMDSKSIFTDKVDKDVNVKKFTIPDVKEGTIIEYQYTVNSPWKYSLRGWVFQDEYPVMLSEYTVTIPEFYDFVFMKQDVGGLLKHKANIERQNFTLHIASSPTAAAERYSLSANTTENVWSAENIPALKEESYTTSLSNHITKIEFQLSAIKFPDSPVRPYMSTWEKFSDEMLKSEDFGADLSKNNVFLGDVVDGLVAGLKDDTARARRIYNYVRTNFTCTDHSGLFLSKSLKTVFSSHNGNETDLNLLLIAMLRRAKLQAAPLILSTRDHGVTHELYPLRQRFNYTVAALTVDSLTYFMDASHPYLGFGRLSNSCYNGHARLLLNNTTAVPVYLNPDDLLEQKTTYVMVMAGENGTLKGSYQQAPTYFESCAIRSAIKDKGKDTYFKGHEKEFGEEATISGVELEDLADNEVPLKVKYDFEMKPDESGMLYINPLFKEATTTNPFKSETRFYPVEMPYVVDESYTLNMMVPDGYTVEELPKSAVVKLNESDGVFQYLIQQSENNIQFRSRIKLNRAVFAPEEYPELRRFFDMIVKKQSEQIVLKKKS, via the coding sequence ATGCGTAGCAGATCTATTGTATTCCCCTTGCACCTCGTAGTAGGGTGCCTGATTTCATGTGCAGCATTTTCCCAGTCTAAAATCAAGTTCGGTAAGATCACCCCCGAAGATTTTAAGGCCACAACGTTCGAGAAAGATACTTCAGCGCATGCGGTTATCATCGCAGACATTGGATCATCTGCCTATGAAGCCGACAGGGACGACCTCCATATGATTTTTAAAAAGTACAAACGTATTAAGATCATTGACAAGAATGCCTATGATGAAGCCACTGTCAAAGTAGGGCTTTATCACGAAGGTGCAACCGAGGAGAGACTCGTGAACGTAAAGGCATCTGCCTATAACCTGGTCAACGGACAGGTTGTAGAAACAAAAATGGATAGTAAAAGTATCTTCACTGACAAGGTTGACAAAGATGTCAATGTCAAGAAGTTTACGATCCCTGATGTAAAAGAAGGTACTATTATCGAGTACCAGTACACTGTCAATTCTCCCTGGAAATACTCGCTGCGTGGCTGGGTGTTCCAGGATGAATACCCGGTCATGCTGAGTGAGTACACGGTGACCATTCCTGAGTTTTACGATTTCGTATTCATGAAACAGGACGTCGGTGGTTTGCTGAAACACAAGGCAAATATCGAGCGGCAGAATTTTACCCTGCACATTGCGTCCAGTCCTACGGCAGCAGCAGAACGTTACAGCTTGTCGGCGAACACTACTGAAAATGTCTGGAGTGCCGAAAATATCCCGGCGCTGAAGGAGGAAAGTTATACGACTTCTCTGAGTAACCACATTACCAAAATTGAATTTCAGTTGTCAGCGATCAAGTTCCCGGACTCACCGGTAAGACCGTATATGTCTACCTGGGAGAAGTTCTCGGACGAGATGCTGAAAAGTGAAGACTTTGGCGCTGACCTGAGTAAGAACAACGTTTTCCTCGGGGATGTGGTGGACGGTTTGGTGGCTGGTCTGAAAGATGATACAGCCAGGGCACGCCGTATCTATAACTATGTAAGAACTAACTTCACCTGTACCGACCATTCCGGTTTGTTTCTCAGTAAGTCGCTGAAGACGGTATTCAGCTCCCACAATGGTAACGAAACAGACCTGAACCTGCTCCTGATCGCTATGCTCCGCCGTGCTAAACTGCAGGCTGCCCCTTTGATACTCAGTACACGCGACCATGGTGTGACACATGAACTGTATCCGCTCAGACAACGTTTCAACTATACCGTTGCTGCACTGACGGTTGACTCGCTGACGTATTTTATGGACGCTTCTCATCCCTACCTCGGCTTCGGACGCCTGAGTAACTCCTGCTATAACGGTCACGCACGTCTGTTGCTGAACAACACAACGGCCGTGCCTGTCTATCTGAATCCGGACGATCTGCTGGAGCAGAAAACGACCTATGTAATGGTAATGGCTGGCGAGAATGGTACACTGAAAGGTAGCTACCAGCAGGCGCCGACTTATTTTGAGTCCTGCGCTATCCGGTCTGCGATCAAGGATAAAGGCAAGGATACCTATTTCAAAGGGCATGAAAAAGAGTTCGGTGAAGAAGCCACTATCAGCGGCGTAGAACTGGAGGACCTGGCAGATAATGAAGTACCGCTCAAAGTAAAATACGACTTTGAAATGAAGCCGGACGAATCAGGTATGCTATATATTAATCCGCTGTTCAAAGAGGCAACGACAACAAACCCTTTCAAATCAGAGACCCGTTTCTACCCGGTGGAAATGCCATATGTGGTAGATGAAAGCTATACCCTGAATATGATGGTGCCGGATGGTTACACGGTAGAAGAACTGCCTAAATCAGCCGTTGTAAAACTCAATGAGTCAGATGGCGTATTCCAGTACCTCATCCAGCAGAGTGAGAATAATATTCAGTTCCGCTCCAGGATCAAACTGAACAGGGCTGTATTTGCACCGGAAGAATATCCAGAACTGCGCAGATTCTTTGACATGATCGTAAAGAAACAATCAGAACAAATTGTACTGAAAAAGAAAAGCTAA
- a CDS encoding DUF3857 domain-containing protein: MAPAFAGDPVYPAMLIPDSLKKNAHVVKRLEEVTVKINDPGDVRVTTHYVITVLDPKGERYARMYEYYDKLQDIRSIRGTLYDELGMPVKKLKQSDIEDLSGTGSSSLMTDDRVKRHAFYHNIYPHTVEYEIEVKYNHSFYLPSWYPQEDECIAVEQSKLLVIAPKDYIMRYKATNCKGEPVKGTEGSSSTYTWEVKNLCAEEEEPYTPRWTQRMPAVLLAPSSFEMQKYKGNMTTWEEFGHFYYDLNAGRDVLPEHVKQTVHQLTDGKSREEKIAKLYGYLQQNTRYVSIQLGIGGWQTFDANYVATKGYGDCKALSNYMCALLKEAGIKANCALVRAGAQENDIVQADFSCSRFNHVILCIPDKKDTTWLECTSNTAPVGYLGEFTADRLVLLVDENGSKLIRTPVYPLESNLQTRTINAVIDASGDMKLRAATRYSGLQQDHLHARVNGLTKDKILEGLREAGFFSSYDVTGYDWREQKSVLPFIDEQMDISAHAYATVTGKRMFIEPNLLNKSSGRLSADSTRKSAIYLNYSYRDVDSVKITIPEGYTAEAVPQPVSLDSQFGKYSSKVTLEGNMIVYVRAIDHKGGHYPASAYGDLAKFYNAMYKADRGRIVLVKK; encoded by the coding sequence ATGGCCCCCGCATTCGCAGGCGATCCGGTCTACCCGGCTATGCTGATACCGGATTCGCTGAAGAAGAATGCGCATGTGGTAAAACGTTTGGAGGAAGTCACTGTAAAGATCAATGATCCCGGGGATGTGCGTGTCACGACGCATTACGTGATCACCGTTCTGGACCCGAAGGGAGAAAGATACGCCCGTATGTACGAGTACTACGACAAACTGCAGGACATCCGTTCTATCAGAGGGACGTTGTATGATGAACTGGGTATGCCGGTAAAGAAACTAAAGCAAAGCGACATAGAGGATTTGAGCGGCACGGGTAGTAGCTCCCTGATGACGGACGATCGTGTAAAGCGGCATGCGTTTTATCACAATATCTACCCCCATACCGTAGAATATGAAATAGAAGTGAAATATAATCACTCTTTTTACCTCCCGTCATGGTATCCACAGGAAGACGAATGTATTGCTGTAGAGCAGAGTAAGCTATTAGTGATCGCTCCAAAAGACTATATCATGCGGTACAAGGCGACGAACTGTAAGGGAGAGCCTGTAAAAGGCACAGAGGGTTCCAGCAGCACTTACACCTGGGAGGTTAAAAACCTGTGTGCAGAAGAGGAAGAACCGTATACGCCCCGCTGGACGCAGCGTATGCCGGCTGTTCTGTTGGCGCCTTCCTCGTTTGAGATGCAGAAGTATAAAGGAAATATGACCACCTGGGAGGAGTTTGGTCATTTCTACTACGACCTGAATGCAGGTCGTGACGTGTTACCGGAGCATGTAAAACAGACTGTACATCAGCTTACGGATGGCAAAAGCAGGGAAGAGAAGATCGCGAAGTTGTATGGCTATCTGCAACAGAATACCCGCTATGTCAGCATCCAGCTTGGTATCGGCGGCTGGCAGACATTTGATGCCAACTATGTGGCGACGAAAGGATATGGCGATTGTAAGGCGTTGTCCAACTATATGTGTGCGCTGCTGAAGGAAGCCGGCATTAAAGCCAATTGTGCCCTTGTTCGTGCAGGCGCCCAGGAGAACGATATTGTACAGGCTGATTTTTCGTGTTCGCGTTTTAATCACGTCATCCTCTGTATACCTGATAAAAAAGATACTACATGGCTGGAATGCACCAGCAATACGGCGCCGGTAGGATATCTCGGAGAGTTTACGGCCGACAGGTTAGTATTGCTGGTAGACGAAAATGGCAGTAAGCTGATTCGCACGCCAGTATACCCGCTGGAAAGTAATCTCCAGACGCGTACGATCAATGCCGTGATAGACGCATCAGGCGACATGAAGCTGAGAGCTGCTACGCGGTACAGCGGTTTGCAGCAGGATCATCTGCACGCCAGGGTTAACGGCCTGACGAAAGACAAGATCCTGGAAGGCTTAAGAGAAGCGGGGTTCTTCTCCAGTTATGATGTGACGGGATATGACTGGAGGGAACAGAAATCAGTCCTGCCATTTATTGACGAACAAATGGACATTTCTGCACATGCATATGCCACTGTAACGGGCAAACGTATGTTCATTGAGCCTAACCTGCTGAATAAGTCGTCCGGAAGGCTCTCAGCCGATTCCACCCGTAAGTCAGCCATTTACCTGAATTATTCCTATAGGGACGTAGATAGCGTTAAAATCACCATTCCTGAGGGCTATACGGCGGAGGCAGTACCGCAACCGGTATCACTGGACAGCCAGTTCGGCAAATATTCCAGTAAAGTGACCCTGGAAGGGAATATGATCGTTTATGTACGTGCGATCGATCATAAGGGCGGTCATTACCCGGCCAGCGCTTATGGCGACCTGGCGAAGTTCTATAATGCCATGTACAAAGCTGACCGGGGCAGGATTGTGCTGGTCAAAAAGTGA
- the clpB gene encoding ATP-dependent chaperone ClpB — translation MNLNNFTIKSQEILQQAQQLAFNGQQQAIETGHLLKSLIDDEDSAIDYLLKKNNININFLASRLEDQIKKYPRISGGEGGQVLSRDANSAMLRAGASIKEFKDEFVSVEHLLLGILGGSDETAKLLKDAGLTEKGLKTAIKDLRKGSTVNSQTADTQYNALQKYAKNLNELARAGKLDPVIGRDEEIRRTLHILSRRSKNNPILVGEPGVGKTAIVEGLAHRIINGDVPENLRSKIIYALDMGALMAGAKYRGEFEERLKSVIKEVTDSNGELVLFIDEIHTLVGAGAMEGAMDAANILKPALARGELRAIGATTLNEYQKYFEKDKALERRFQKVMVDEPSVEDAISILRGLKERYESHHHVLIKDEAIIAAVELSSRYITDRFLPDKAIDLIDESAAKLRLEMNSMPEELDELERRIRQLEIEREAIKRENDEDKLRELNADIARLGEQRSTFKAKWQAEKEIVDKLQSAKGDIENLRLEAEQAERNGEYGRVAEIRYGKVKEQEELVARYTAELNEMSADHKRLLKEEVDAEDIAENVAKATGIPVSRMLQSERDKLLHLEEELHRRVVGQEEAIIAVSDAIRRSRAGLQDPKRPIGSFIFLGTTGVGKTELAKALAEYLFDDDSMMTRIDMSEYQEKHAVSRLIGAPPGYVGYDEGGQLTEAVRRKPYSVVLLDEIEKAHPDTFNILLQVLDDGRLTDNKGRVVNFKNTIIIMTSNLGSQIIQENFERIDDTNREYVVDATKTEVINLLKQTIRPEFLNRVDEVIMFQPLLRNEIKGIINIQLQQLKQLVAQNGMILEFSDYALDYLAVQGYDPQFGARPLKRLIQKEITNLLSKKILAGDIDKSKPVLIDVFDGVVVVRNNHAVGA, via the coding sequence ATGAATCTGAACAACTTCACTATCAAATCGCAGGAAATACTGCAACAAGCGCAGCAGCTCGCCTTTAACGGTCAGCAGCAGGCCATCGAAACAGGGCATTTGCTTAAGTCCCTGATAGATGACGAAGACAGTGCTATAGACTATTTACTTAAGAAGAATAATATAAATATCAACTTCCTGGCTTCAAGACTGGAAGATCAGATAAAAAAGTACCCACGCATTTCCGGAGGGGAAGGGGGACAGGTATTAAGCCGTGACGCAAACAGCGCTATGCTGAGGGCCGGTGCCAGTATTAAGGAATTTAAAGATGAATTTGTCAGTGTTGAACACTTATTGCTCGGGATACTGGGTGGAAGCGACGAGACTGCCAAATTGCTGAAAGATGCGGGTTTGACAGAAAAAGGTCTTAAAACCGCTATCAAAGATCTCCGTAAGGGAAGTACAGTTAACTCTCAAACAGCCGATACCCAGTATAATGCGCTGCAGAAATACGCGAAGAACCTGAACGAACTGGCACGTGCTGGTAAACTTGACCCGGTGATTGGTCGTGATGAGGAGATCCGCAGAACGTTACATATCCTTTCCCGCCGTTCCAAAAACAATCCGATCCTGGTCGGAGAACCAGGGGTAGGTAAGACGGCTATCGTGGAAGGGCTGGCGCATCGTATCATTAACGGAGACGTGCCGGAAAACCTCCGTTCTAAGATCATCTACGCCCTGGATATGGGGGCACTGATGGCAGGTGCGAAATACAGAGGTGAATTTGAAGAACGATTGAAATCAGTGATCAAAGAGGTGACAGATAGTAACGGGGAACTGGTGCTCTTCATAGATGAGATCCATACCCTGGTGGGCGCTGGTGCGATGGAAGGCGCTATGGATGCTGCCAACATTCTGAAACCTGCGCTGGCCCGCGGCGAACTGCGTGCTATCGGAGCCACCACACTGAATGAATATCAGAAATATTTCGAGAAAGATAAAGCCCTGGAACGCCGTTTCCAGAAAGTAATGGTAGATGAGCCAAGCGTAGAAGATGCGATCTCGATCCTGCGAGGATTGAAAGAGCGTTACGAAAGCCATCACCATGTACTGATCAAAGACGAAGCAATTATTGCAGCCGTAGAACTGTCGTCCCGCTATATTACAGACCGTTTCCTGCCGGACAAGGCAATCGACCTGATAGACGAAAGTGCTGCTAAGCTCCGCCTGGAAATGAATTCTATGCCGGAAGAACTGGACGAACTGGAACGCCGTATCAGACAGCTGGAAATCGAAAGGGAAGCGATCAAACGTGAGAATGACGAAGACAAACTGCGTGAGCTGAACGCCGACATTGCGCGGCTGGGAGAACAGCGTAGCACGTTTAAGGCAAAATGGCAGGCGGAGAAGGAGATAGTGGACAAGCTGCAAAGTGCGAAAGGTGATATAGAAAACCTGAGGCTGGAAGCGGAACAGGCAGAACGTAACGGGGAATACGGCCGTGTGGCTGAGATCCGTTACGGTAAAGTGAAAGAACAGGAAGAACTGGTAGCCAGGTATACAGCAGAGCTGAATGAAATGTCGGCAGACCATAAAAGGTTGCTGAAAGAGGAAGTAGATGCAGAAGATATTGCGGAAAACGTCGCCAAAGCCACTGGTATCCCAGTATCGAGAATGCTGCAGAGCGAGCGTGATAAACTGCTGCATCTGGAAGAAGAGCTTCATAGACGTGTGGTAGGACAGGAAGAAGCGATCATCGCAGTTTCTGACGCCATCCGCAGAAGCCGGGCCGGCTTACAGGACCCTAAACGTCCAATAGGCTCATTTATCTTCCTTGGAACCACCGGTGTAGGTAAAACGGAGCTGGCGAAAGCCCTGGCTGAATACCTTTTCGATGACGATTCTATGATGACGCGCATCGACATGAGTGAATATCAGGAAAAACACGCGGTTAGCCGTCTGATAGGTGCGCCTCCGGGATACGTAGGTTACGATGAAGGCGGACAATTAACCGAAGCAGTGAGACGTAAGCCTTATTCCGTAGTATTGCTGGATGAGATAGAAAAGGCACACCCGGATACTTTTAACATTTTGCTGCAGGTATTAGATGATGGCCGCCTGACCGATAATAAAGGTCGTGTGGTGAACTTCAAAAATACCATTATTATTATGACCAGCAATCTGGGTAGTCAGATCATCCAGGAGAATTTTGAACGGATTGATGATACTAACCGGGAGTATGTAGTGGACGCGACCAAGACGGAAGTGATAAATTTACTGAAGCAAACGATCCGTCCTGAGTTCCTGAACCGCGTAGATGAAGTAATTATGTTCCAGCCATTGCTTCGCAATGAAATTAAAGGAATAATTAACATTCAGTTACAACAGTTGAAACAGCTGGTAGCGCAAAATGGCATGATATTGGAGTTCTCTGATTATGCGCTTGACTATCTCGCTGTTCAGGGGTATGATCCGCAATTCGGAGCAAGACCGCTGAAAAGATTGATTCAAAAAGAGATCACGAACCTGCTGAGTAAAAAGATCCTGGCAGGGGACATTGATAAATCCAAGCCGGTGTTGATTGATGTGTTTGATGGCGTAGTAGTCGTTAGAAACAATCATGCAGTAGGCGCATAA
- a CDS encoding dihydrofolate reductase family protein, translating into MRTLVSFFHVSLDGYVAGPNGEMDWIKVDEEIFGYVGDRVSNSDTALYGRVTWQMMEGYWPTAADQPNASQHDIEHAAWYKQAGKIVLSESIAGDELPNTTFISGDVEHRIKAIKQQEGTEILIFGSPSATHSLLQYDLVDEFWLFVNPVLLGEGMPLFKNVNGITPLTLVSTKTFANGVVCMQYKKA; encoded by the coding sequence ATGCGTACACTCGTTTCGTTTTTTCATGTTTCTTTAGATGGATATGTAGCCGGTCCTAATGGTGAAATGGACTGGATCAAAGTGGATGAGGAGATCTTCGGATATGTCGGCGACCGTGTCAGCAACAGTGACACTGCATTGTACGGCCGCGTGACCTGGCAAATGATGGAAGGCTACTGGCCTACTGCCGCTGACCAGCCTAATGCCAGTCAACATGATATTGAGCATGCGGCCTGGTATAAACAGGCAGGTAAAATTGTGCTGTCTGAGAGTATAGCTGGCGACGAATTACCCAATACAACCTTCATTAGCGGAGATGTGGAACATCGTATCAAAGCTATCAAGCAACAGGAAGGTACAGAGATCCTGATATTCGGTAGTCCGTCCGCTACCCACTCACTGTTACAATACGATTTAGTAGATGAATTCTGGCTGTTTGTAAACCCTGTGTTGCTGGGTGAAGGCATGCCGCTTTTCAAAAATGTGAATGGGATAACGCCGCTTACATTGGTTAGTACAAAGACTTTTGCCAATGGGGTGGTTTGCATGCAATATAAAAAGGCTTAA
- a CDS encoding ion transporter has product MEQDTKVTWRNKLHNIIYESNTVAGKIFDVALLVLIILSIVVVMLDSIQSYHQRYGELFHILEWSFTFLFTLEYLLRLISIRKPLLYVTSFFGIIDLLAILPSYLSVFVVGAQSLLVLRALRLLRIFRIFKLTHFLTEIDFLQTAVSSSLKKITVFMMVVLFTVIILGSVMYLVENGENGFASIPDSIYWAIVTITTVGYGDIAPVTPVGKFIASIMMFIGYGIIAVPTGIVTNEMVNATRSRKHGHETCPGCGKEGHDRDAVHCKYCGTLL; this is encoded by the coding sequence ATGGAGCAGGATACAAAAGTTACATGGAGGAATAAACTGCATAATATTATCTATGAATCAAACACGGTAGCGGGCAAGATCTTTGACGTTGCCTTGTTGGTCCTGATCATTTTAAGTATCGTCGTTGTCATGCTGGATAGTATTCAGAGCTATCATCAGCGATATGGTGAGCTGTTTCATATCCTGGAATGGTCTTTCACCTTTTTATTTACACTGGAGTATCTCCTTCGTTTGATAAGCATCAGGAAGCCCTTGTTGTATGTTACTTCATTCTTTGGGATCATTGATCTGCTGGCCATTCTGCCGTCTTACCTGAGTGTATTTGTGGTAGGGGCGCAGTCGCTACTGGTGCTCCGGGCGCTAAGGCTACTACGCATATTCCGGATCTTTAAGTTAACACATTTCCTGACTGAGATAGATTTCCTTCAGACCGCTGTTTCCAGCAGTCTGAAGAAGATCACTGTCTTTATGATGGTCGTGCTCTTTACAGTCATTATACTTGGATCAGTCATGTACCTCGTCGAAAATGGTGAAAACGGTTTTGCCAGTATTCCGGATAGTATCTATTGGGCGATCGTTACGATCACGACTGTGGGCTATGGAGATATTGCACCAGTGACACCGGTAGGTAAGTTCATTGCCTCCATCATGATGTTTATCGGGTATGGCATTATCGCTGTGCCGACAGGCATTGTGACCAATGAAATGGTGAACGCTACACGCAGCAGGAAGCATGGTCATGAAACGTGCCCTGGTTGTGGAAAAGAAGGGCATGACAGAGATGCGGTGCATTGTAAATATTGTGGTACTTTGTTGTGA
- a CDS encoding SDR family oxidoreductase — protein sequence MESTQVNNGILQGKIALVTGGTKGIGKAIVRKLEQSGATVIVTARHQPEEQHTTYTFIAADLSRAEEVNKVANTIHEQFGRIDILINNMGANTFPGGGFSTLTDEHWDQALQVNLLSSVRLDRALLPAMLAQKSGVIIHISSTSGSFPIWESTMAYSTAKSALNTYSKALATEVAGKGIRVITVSPGLNKTEAMSAFLEDYAKQAGITVEEMTQQLFNRVGGVPLGRMAEPEETAELVCFLVTPAASYITGANLVIDGGNFPVVN from the coding sequence ATGGAAAGTACACAAGTGAATAACGGGATATTACAAGGTAAGATCGCCCTGGTCACCGGGGGCACAAAAGGTATTGGCAAAGCGATCGTCAGGAAACTGGAGCAGTCCGGCGCCACTGTGATCGTCACTGCGCGTCATCAACCGGAGGAGCAGCACACAACATATACCTTTATCGCAGCAGACTTATCGCGGGCGGAAGAGGTGAACAAAGTAGCCAACACCATCCATGAACAATTCGGGCGCATAGATATACTGATCAATAACATGGGTGCAAACACATTCCCAGGCGGCGGATTTAGCACACTGACAGATGAACACTGGGACCAGGCGCTGCAGGTAAACCTGCTTTCCTCCGTTCGCCTGGACAGGGCGTTATTGCCCGCCATGCTGGCGCAGAAGAGTGGTGTGATCATCCACATATCCTCTACCAGCGGTTCGTTTCCCATCTGGGAGTCTACCATGGCCTACAGCACCGCAAAATCGGCACTGAATACCTATAGCAAGGCCCTGGCTACTGAAGTTGCCGGTAAAGGCATCAGGGTGATCACCGTATCTCCGGGGCTGAATAAAACAGAAGCTATGTCCGCCTTCCTGGAAGACTATGCAAAACAGGCGGGTATCACGGTAGAAGAAATGACGCAGCAGCTTTTCAACAGAGTCGGCGGTGTGCCCCTGGGAAGAATGGCCGAGCCGGAAGAAACGGCGGAACTGGTGTGCTTCCTTGTTACACCTGCGGCCTCGTACATCACCGGGGCAAATCTTGTTATTGACGGCGGTAATTTTCCGGTAGTTAACTAA
- a CDS encoding winged helix-turn-helix transcriptional regulator: MKKFKAHTSTCPIVHTMTYIGGKWKPIILGRLVNGAVRFGKLAVQIPDISRKILTEQLKELEEDGIIIRHSYNEKPPRVEYELSEIGQTVLPVLMAMTELGEQMHEAITKHKRNSLSGKN, encoded by the coding sequence ATGAAGAAATTCAAAGCACATACATCGACGTGTCCGATTGTTCATACGATGACCTATATTGGTGGTAAGTGGAAACCTATTATCCTGGGCCGGCTGGTGAATGGGGCAGTCCGGTTTGGGAAACTGGCGGTACAGATACCGGATATATCACGTAAGATCCTGACCGAGCAACTGAAGGAATTAGAGGAAGACGGCATCATTATCCGGCATAGTTATAACGAGAAGCCGCCCCGCGTTGAATACGAACTAAGCGAGATCGGTCAGACCGTCCTGCCTGTGCTGATGGCAATGACGGAACTGGGGGAGCAAATGCACGAAGCCATTACTAAACACAAGCGGAATAGTTTGTCTGGAAAAAATTAA